The Pseudomonadota bacterium genome segment TGGTGTCGACGCCGCTGGCGGAGGCGATGGTGAGGATGTCCATGTTGGTCACGGTGACCGCGTCGAACTGGCCCGCCGTGTACTGGTTGACCGACTCGATGTAGTCGTTCACCTGAACTACGTCGATCTCGATGCCGTAGCGCTCGGCCCAGCGATCGAGGATGCCCTCAGCGGCGGCGTACTCCCAGGGCATCCAGCCGACGTAGATCGACCAGGCGAGGGTGAAGGTCGGCTTCTCCTTCGCCGCTTGGGCAGCGGGGGCCATGGAGAGGCAAAGCAGCAGCGGGACGAGGATTCGCGCGAGGGCCTTGAGGGGGAGAGGGCGATCTAGCATGGGCTCTTCCATTGAGTGCATTTGGTGCGTGGCGAGGGGCGGGTGCACCCATTTGGTGCTACGCCGGCCCCGCTTGGGTGCGCGCGCGGCGCGATCTGCTGGGCCGCGGGGACCCGCAACCTCACGAGCCGCGACTGCTCCCATGGGCTTGTCGAAAAGTGCAGGTTCCGTGCCACAGCATCGCCCTCGGCCTAGCGCGCACGGGCTGCCAACCAAGGGCGCCACCCCCCGTGGGCCGTGATGTCCTGGGCACCCTGCTCGCAGCCCGCCGCGCCGATGAACCCGACGTAGCTTGCGCCGTCATCCAGGCGCACCTGGCCCAGGCCAAGGGGCGAGGGAATCCCCTGCAGGAAGCTACCGATGGTGTCCGCGGGGAGATCCCACAGTTCCACCTCGATGCGCGCCTCGCTGCTCGGATCGGCGATCAGCGCCGGGCGCTCCGGCGGCCCTCCCGGCAGGGCGAGGAGGCGATAGCCGGGGGCGGTTTGGCAGGCGCGCAGCAGGCGCCCGCCGCGGCTGCGGATCTGGTGGTTGAGGGGCAGGCCGTCCATGTGCGCGCCGGCGAGCACGAGGGGGTAGCCACGCGGGGCCCGCCAGGCCTCGCCGCGGAACATCGCAGCGAGTTCCAGCAGGGCGTGGTCGCTGCCCGCGCCGGCGAACAGGGTCACGCCGAAGGGAAGCGGGGTGGACGGTGTCGGCACGGCGAGCGCGGCGTAGTCGAGGAGGTTCATGAAGTTGGTGAAGCGGCCGAGGGCCGTGTTGACGGCGATCGGTTTTGCTAGCACCTCCTCGAGGGTGGGGAAGCGATCGGCCGTCGGCACCATGATGGCGTCGACCTCGCCGAGGATCGCGTTCGCCGCGGCGCCCTTCTCGCGCAGGGCATCGAAGCCACGGAAGGCATCGGCCGCGTCCTGCTTCGACGCGCCGCCGATGATCGCGGCGGTGACAGGGTGAATCTCTGACGGGTGCGCATCGATGAAGTCCCCGACCGCTACGGCGCGTTCGGCCACCCAGGGGCCGTCGTACAGCAAGTTCCCCGCTTCTACGAAGGGTTTGATGTCGACGGGGACGACGGTGCAGCCGACGTCCACCAGCCGCTCGCACGCTCTGGCGAAGGCGTCGGGCCCCCACTGCGGGTTGGCGAAGGCCAGCTGCTCCGTGAGCGGCACACCGACGGTCGGCGGGTTGGGGAATACCCGTGAGGGCAAGGTTCGGCCGAGGGGGTCTTCACCGTCGATGCCACTCAACAGATCCAATAGGGTGGCGGCGTCCGTGACCGTGCGGGTGAAGGTGGTCACGCAGTCGAGGGATCGACACGCGGGCACCACGCCGGTGGTCGGCAGCAAGCCGCGACTGGGTTTCAGCCCCACCAGGCCGTGGAAGGCCGCGGGGATACGGCCGGAGCCGGCCGTGTCCGTGCCCAGGGCGAAGTCCGCTTCCCCGAGGGCGACGGCCACGGCGGAGCCTGCGCTGGAGCCGCCGGAGATACGCGTCGGGTCGATGGCGTTGCGACACACGCCGTAGGGGCTGCGGGTGCCCACGAGGCCGGTGGCGAACTGGTCCAGGTTGCTCTTGCCGAGGGGGGTGGCGCCGGCGCCCAGCAAGCGCTCGACCACCGTCGCCGAGCGCGTCGGCGTGTAGGCGTAGGCCGGGCAGGCGGCTGTCGTCGGCACGCCGGCGAGGTCGATGTTGTCCTTGATGGCGAAGGTGAGGCCCGAGAGCGCGCCGGCCTCCCGGGTCGCGGCGAGTGACTGGTCGGGCGTCAGACGCGTGATCCAATGCTGATGCGACGCGTTGGCCTCGCTGCGTTGCGCGAGCGCCTGCAAGCGTTCGGGCAGCGCATCCGCCGCCGCGCGCGTGGCCTCGAACGACCCCTCCATCCTGTCTTCCACCTGAGCTCCTCGGTCCAACTGTCACGTTCCTTGCATCTGGGTAAGCAAGGAAGATGCCGACCGCGGGTGCGTCGGCGCTCTGCTAACGATTTCAGGAGGAATGATGGCCATGCGATGGATCTCGGGATGGGGCGCGTTGCTCGCCGCCGGTGTGCTGCTCTCCACAACGGCCTCGGCGGAGACCTCGGCGGTGGCGGAGGCGGTGGTGAAAAAGCGCCTGGCGCGGGCGGAGGGCATGATCGACGCGTTCTACTCCTTCAAACCGAAGCAGCTGTCGCCATTCCTTGAGGATGCGGGCGACTCCGGCCCGCGTCTCATGTACTACCAGGGCTGGGCCGAGGGCGGGAACTACAAGATCGTGCGCCGCGCGCCGTGCGCCGTGGTCGACTCGCCGGAGGTCATCGCCTGTCCGATCACGGTGCAGGACGATCCCGTGATGGCCCTCGGCATGACCTTCAAGGTCACCGACACCTTCACCCTCACCTTCGACGGCATGAAGATCGCCAAGGTGGAAACCAGCTCCGACGACAAGCCCATCTACGGCGAGGCGCGCAAGTGGGTCATCGCCAACAGGCCGGAGGTGATGGAAGGCCCGTGCAAGGGCTTCTACGCCGGCGGCACGACGCCGGGGGCGTGTGCCAAGGCGATGACCGAGGGCTACGCGGCCTTCGCCGCCAGCGACGACTTCCCGGGTCTCGACTGAGTCGGTCAAGCGGTCGTCGGCGAGGCCTGGCCGGCCTCTCGCCGGCCACCACAGGCAACGCGCGAATGATCCGAGCTAGACTCGAGTCCTAGACCGCTCACCCAAACACCCAAGGACGAGGTCCCCATGTCCGACACCACCATCACCGTCAACGGCGAGGTGCGATCCATCGAGGTCGACGACGCCATGCCGCTCCTGTGGTACCTGCGCGATGTGCTCGAACTCACTGGCACCAAATTCGGCTGCGGCATGGGCCTGTGCGGCGCCTGCACGGTGCACCTCGACGGCCGCGCCACGCGCGCCTGCCAGACGCCGATCGCCGCCGCCGTGGGCAAGGAGATCACCACCGTGGAGGGGCTGTCGGCCGACGGTAGCCATCCCCTGCAGAAAGCCTGGCTCGCCCACCGCGTACCGCAGTGCGGCTACTGCCAGGCGGGCCAGCTGATGACCGCGGCGGACTTCCTCGAGCGCAACCCCGATCCCAGCGACGAGGAGATCGACCAGGCCATGGCCGGCAATATCTGCCGATGCGGCACCTACTTGCGCATCCGCAAGGCCGTGCGCAGCGCCGCCGACAAGATGCGGGAGG includes the following:
- a CDS encoding (2Fe-2S)-binding protein, with protein sequence MSDTTITVNGEVRSIEVDDAMPLLWYLRDVLELTGTKFGCGMGLCGACTVHLDGRATRACQTPIAAAVGKEITTVEGLSADGSHPLQKAWLAHRVPQCGYCQAGQLMTAADFLERNPDPSDEEIDQAMAGNICRCGTYLRIRKAVRSAADKMREA
- the atzF gene encoding allophanate hydrolase; its protein translation is MEDRMEGSFEATRAAADALPERLQALAQRSEANASHQHWITRLTPDQSLAATREAGALSGLTFAIKDNIDLAGVPTTAACPAYAYTPTRSATVVERLLGAGATPLGKSNLDQFATGLVGTRSPYGVCRNAIDPTRISGGSSAGSAVAVALGEADFALGTDTAGSGRIPAAFHGLVGLKPSRGLLPTTGVVPACRSLDCVTTFTRTVTDAATLLDLLSGIDGEDPLGRTLPSRVFPNPPTVGVPLTEQLAFANPQWGPDAFARACERLVDVGCTVVPVDIKPFVEAGNLLYDGPWVAERAVAVGDFIDAHPSEIHPVTAAIIGGASKQDAADAFRGFDALREKGAAANAILGEVDAIMVPTADRFPTLEEVLAKPIAVNTALGRFTNFMNLLDYAALAVPTPSTPLPFGVTLFAGAGSDHALLELAAMFRGEAWRAPRGYPLVLAGAHMDGLPLNHQIRSRGGRLLRACQTAPGYRLLALPGGPPERPALIADPSSEARIEVELWDLPADTIGSFLQGIPSPLGLGQVRLDDGASYVGFIGAAGCEQGAQDITAHGGWRPWLAARAR